The following are encoded together in the Micromonospora lupini genome:
- a CDS encoding DUF4244 domain-containing protein, which translates to MRKLIARLRGDDGMNTAEYAVGTLAAVAFAGILLKVLTSGNVQSALTAVIDRALK; encoded by the coding sequence ATGCGCAAACTCATCGCCCGACTCCGCGGCGACGACGGGATGAACACCGCCGAGTACGCCGTCGGCACGCTCGCTGCGGTGGCCTTCGCCGGGATCCTGTTGAAGGTGCTGACCTCCGGCAATGTCCAGTCGGCGCTGACCGCGGTCATCGACCGGGCGCTCAAGTGA
- a CDS encoding Rv3654c family TadE-like protein, which produces MRHPHAWWGGRGPNTERHAAEGHGAEGHGAEGLDDCRPDAQRGGATLLLLALGLVFVLVGTFGAAVAAAGMAAQRAAVAADLGALAGAARALDGDSVACASAADIAQRNAGRLVDCLLDGLDVLVTVEVAFTPLPGLTRVAASTARAGPVRG; this is translated from the coding sequence ATGCGGCATCCGCACGCTTGGTGGGGTGGGCGCGGCCCGAACACCGAGCGACACGCTGCCGAGGGACACGGTGCCGAGGGACACGGTGCCGAAGGACTGGACGACTGTCGACCGGACGCGCAGCGAGGTGGCGCGACCCTGCTGCTGCTCGCGTTGGGCCTGGTCTTCGTGCTGGTCGGGACATTCGGTGCCGCCGTCGCCGCAGCGGGGATGGCGGCTCAGCGGGCGGCGGTGGCCGCCGATCTCGGTGCGCTGGCCGGCGCCGCACGGGCGCTCGACGGGGACTCGGTGGCATGCGCGTCCGCTGCGGACATCGCCCAACGTAATGCTGGGCGGCTGGTCGACTGTCTCCTCGACGGGCTGGACGTGCTGGTGACAGTCGAGGTGGCGTTCACACCGCTTCCGGGCCTGACCCGGGTCGCCGCGTCGACTGCCCGCGCCGGCCCGGTGCGCGGCTGA
- a CDS encoding TadE family type IV pilus minor pilin, whose translation MAAGLPALLLLLLAGLTAVNAVSTQAGCLHTAREAALAAARGDSGADGERAAPPGAEVAVSVDGDRVQATVRAPVRALGARLPRITVVATAVAAVEPGASEGSW comes from the coding sequence CTGGCGGCCGGCCTGCCGGCGCTCCTCCTGCTCCTGCTCGCCGGTCTGACCGCGGTCAACGCCGTCAGCACCCAGGCGGGTTGCCTGCACACGGCCCGGGAGGCGGCGTTGGCGGCGGCCCGGGGTGACAGCGGCGCGGACGGGGAGCGCGCCGCCCCACCGGGGGCAGAGGTGGCGGTGTCGGTCGACGGCGACCGGGTGCAGGCGACGGTCCGAGCGCCCGTCCGTGCGCTGGGTGCCCGGCTACCGCGGATCACAGTGGTCGCCACCGCCGTCGCCGCCGTGGAACCAGGCGCCAGCGAGGGGAGTTGGTGA
- a CDS encoding type II secretion system F family protein, which produces MTGATALVVGLLLATAALVAWPARTVRARRRRVLAPGRGAAGADPDDALVQWIRDLARGPGGPTDEFGDAPASAHAGALSHPSGASAPSAGRAVVAWSTRDVDGSPSRPRATGGPGGSTRPAGPARPPIRRDPRRPAATARPETETLEAVEHPDARLVNRTDHRLVDAADHCLVDAADHCLVDAADHRRVDAADDRLVDPADQRLVDRAGQSGGGSYAVHAVRVRRSPRRVLLLVGLVGAGVGAVSAGPVAAVAASGYGTLATRALLRWRANRHAELVRRRGLDLLCGLAADLRAGLPVPPSLEIATVEGSGGADRLRELTSAAVRLADRTGAPLAELIERIEADARATDRGLAAAAAQAAGARATAWLLAALPVGGIGLGYGIGVDPLAVLLHSTVGGVCGVLAIALQIVGLFWAERLGAASGRAA; this is translated from the coding sequence ATGACCGGCGCAACGGCGCTGGTGGTGGGGCTGCTGCTGGCCACCGCAGCCCTGGTGGCCTGGCCCGCCCGGACCGTCCGTGCACGCCGCCGCCGGGTGCTCGCGCCGGGCCGTGGTGCCGCCGGCGCTGATCCGGACGACGCCCTGGTGCAATGGATCAGGGACCTCGCTCGCGGACCGGGCGGACCGACCGATGAGTTCGGCGACGCGCCCGCGTCGGCCCACGCGGGCGCCCTCTCGCACCCGTCGGGAGCGTCCGCGCCCAGCGCCGGGCGGGCAGTTGTCGCCTGGTCCACTCGGGACGTCGACGGCAGCCCGAGCCGCCCGAGGGCCACCGGCGGCCCGGGGGGATCCACGCGACCGGCCGGCCCGGCACGTCCGCCGATCCGTCGGGATCCTCGCCGTCCGGCCGCCACTGCCCGGCCGGAGACGGAGACCCTGGAGGCCGTCGAGCATCCGGACGCCAGGCTGGTCAACCGTACGGACCACCGCCTGGTCGACGCGGCAGATCACTGCCTGGTCGACGCGGCAGATCACTGCCTGGTCGACGCGGCAGATCACCGCCGGGTCGACGCGGCAGACGACCGCCTCGTCGACCCGGCGGACCAGCGCCTCGTCGACCGCGCGGGTCAGAGCGGCGGCGGGTCGTACGCGGTGCACGCGGTACGCGTGCGTCGGTCGCCAAGGCGGGTGCTACTGCTGGTTGGCCTGGTAGGAGCAGGTGTCGGTGCCGTGTCCGCCGGGCCGGTGGCCGCGGTCGCGGCGAGCGGCTACGGCACGCTGGCCACGCGTGCCCTGCTCCGCTGGAGGGCGAACCGGCACGCCGAGCTGGTTCGGCGGCGCGGCCTGGACCTGCTCTGCGGTCTGGCAGCCGACCTCCGGGCGGGCCTGCCCGTCCCGCCGAGCCTGGAGATCGCGACCGTCGAGGGGTCGGGCGGAGCGGACCGGCTTCGCGAGCTGACCTCGGCCGCCGTGCGGCTGGCGGACCGGACCGGCGCACCCCTGGCCGAGCTGATCGAGCGGATCGAGGCGGACGCCCGTGCGACCGACCGGGGTCTGGCCGCCGCAGCGGCACAGGCGGCGGGTGCCCGTGCCACGGCCTGGTTGCTGGCGGCCCTGCCGGTCGGCGGGATCGGGCTCGGCTACGGGATCGGGGTCGATCCCTTGGCGGTGCTCCTGCACAGCACTGTCGGTGGGGTCTGCGGGGTCCTCGCCATCGCCCTGCAGATTGTCGGCCTGTTCTGGGCCGAGCGGTTGGGCGCGGCGTCGGGGCGGGCCGCCTGA
- a CDS encoding type II secretion system F family protein: MAGLAVAVVVGGWLGLLGAVPTAVLLDVLLRRIETPAARGRRLREAADLPLAADLLAAAMRAGAPVDRSVLAVAEALDGPLASRLARVGRTLLLGGGPAEAWSALDGVPGAERMAAAAFRSANSGAALAGALTRLADDLRADRATAAEASARRAGVLIVLPLGLCFLPAFILAGLVPVIVAVLGDVL; the protein is encoded by the coding sequence ATGGCCGGGCTCGCCGTGGCGGTGGTCGTCGGGGGCTGGCTCGGGCTGCTCGGTGCGGTGCCGACCGCAGTCCTGTTGGACGTGCTGCTGCGGCGGATCGAGACTCCCGCGGCCCGCGGCCGGCGACTCCGGGAAGCTGCCGACCTGCCGCTCGCCGCCGACCTGCTGGCGGCGGCGATGCGGGCGGGTGCGCCGGTGGACCGCTCGGTCCTCGCCGTGGCCGAGGCGCTGGACGGTCCACTCGCCAGCCGACTGGCCCGGGTCGGCCGCACCCTGCTCCTCGGCGGTGGCCCGGCCGAGGCGTGGTCGGCTTTGGACGGGGTGCCGGGAGCGGAGCGGATGGCAGCCGCGGCGTTCCGCTCGGCCAACAGTGGCGCCGCGCTGGCCGGTGCGCTGACCCGTCTCGCCGACGACCTGCGGGCCGACCGGGCCACCGCCGCCGAGGCGTCGGCCCGCCGGGCCGGCGTGCTCATCGTGCTGCCGCTGGGGCTGTGCTTCCTGCCCGCGTTCATTCTCGCCGGCCTGGTGCCGGTGATCGTCGCCGTCCTCGGCGACGTGCTCTGA
- a CDS encoding ATP-binding protein — translation MMATVRLSFSPAPVHVRTARLVGVAVARRAGVREDLLDEVRLAIGEACTRAVALHRQYGLADPVLVEMSDGGAYAVRVVDRAPIEAGIGLAALPPDELANESLTDEALTTGVGFALLAGFVEDLQVRPVDEGIGTEVRMVWPVGR, via the coding sequence GTGATGGCGACGGTCCGGCTCTCCTTCTCCCCGGCGCCGGTGCACGTGCGTACCGCCCGACTGGTCGGCGTCGCCGTCGCCCGGCGTGCCGGTGTGCGCGAGGACCTGCTGGACGAGGTGCGCCTGGCCATCGGTGAGGCGTGCACCCGGGCGGTGGCCCTGCACCGGCAGTACGGCCTGGCCGACCCGGTGCTCGTGGAGATGTCCGACGGCGGCGCGTACGCGGTGCGGGTGGTGGACCGTGCGCCGATCGAGGCCGGCATCGGGCTGGCGGCGTTGCCGCCGGACGAGTTGGCAAACGAGTCGCTGACCGACGAGGCGCTTACCACGGGCGTCGGGTTCGCCCTGCTCGCGGGCTTCGTCGAGGACCTTCAGGTGCGTCCGGTCGACGAGGGCATCGGCACCGAGGTGCGGATGGTGTGGCCGGTCGGCCGCTGA
- a CDS encoding DEAD/DEAH box helicase, translated as MTSNDFISSRPTPRRDQESSAAPTVSAGHDTGPTPVDLLRRLRARGAGDPVTHVERVPARVGVPAPWPAWAPPELREAFARRGVVAPWQHQAEAATLAYDGGHVIVATGTASGKSLAYQLPALATLLADPRATVLYLAPTKALAADQLRAVAGLDLEGVRPACYDGDTPRAEREWIRRHSRFVLTNPDMLHHGILPGHAQWSGFLRRLAYVVIDECHTYRGVFGSHVAHVLRRLRRQCARFGATPVFVLASATSGDPATAAGRLTGLPVTAVTEDASPRGGVTFALWEPPLLPPDSASPAVPAQPAGDHDAATDLVQVRRSALRETADLLADTVAEGVRTLAFVRSRKGAEVVAANARRALDDAVPGLGGRVAAYRGGYLREERRELERALLHGDLLGLASTNALELGVDLVGLDAVLICGYPGTRASLWQQAGRAGRSGQEALAVLVARDDPLDTYLIHHPEAIFGAPVEATVLDPANPYVLAPQLACAAVEAPLTSADLALFGDGSKEAIDQLVEAGALRQRPTGWYWRHRERPEVDLRGEGGAPVAVVESSTGRLLGTVDGGSSHFLLHPGAVYLHQGVSYVVDDLDLADGCALVHAEEPDWSTHARDVTDLSVVSVRSYVDAGPVGMFLGEVDVTSQVVSYQRRRIATGEVIDTRPLDLPTRELRTVAVWFTLSPRSLASAGVQQADVPGALHAAEHAAIGLLPLMATCDRWDIGGLSTAVHPDTEAPTVFVYDGHPGGAGFAERAYGTASAWLRATRDAIAECGCETGCPSCVQSPKCGNGNNPLSKPDAIRVLDVVLENLPA; from the coding sequence GTGACCTCCAACGACTTCATCTCGTCGCGCCCTACGCCGCGCCGCGACCAGGAGTCGTCCGCCGCGCCCACCGTATCCGCAGGTCACGACACTGGACCAACGCCTGTCGACCTGCTGCGCCGGCTGCGCGCCCGGGGTGCCGGCGACCCGGTCACCCACGTCGAGCGGGTGCCGGCCCGCGTCGGGGTGCCCGCCCCCTGGCCGGCGTGGGCGCCGCCGGAGCTGCGGGAGGCGTTCGCCCGCCGCGGCGTGGTCGCACCCTGGCAGCACCAGGCCGAGGCGGCCACCCTGGCGTACGACGGCGGCCACGTGATCGTCGCCACCGGCACCGCGTCCGGCAAGTCGCTCGCGTACCAGCTCCCGGCGCTGGCCACCCTGCTCGCCGACCCCCGGGCCACAGTGCTCTACCTGGCGCCGACCAAGGCCCTCGCCGCCGACCAGCTACGGGCCGTCGCCGGCCTGGACCTGGAAGGGGTACGCCCCGCCTGCTACGACGGGGACACGCCGCGCGCCGAACGGGAGTGGATCCGCCGGCACTCCCGTTTCGTGCTGACCAACCCGGACATGCTGCACCACGGCATCCTGCCCGGCCACGCCCAGTGGTCCGGTTTCCTGCGCCGGCTGGCGTACGTGGTGATCGACGAGTGCCACACCTACCGGGGCGTGTTCGGCTCGCACGTGGCGCACGTGCTGCGACGACTGCGCCGGCAGTGCGCCCGCTTCGGCGCCACCCCGGTGTTCGTGCTCGCCTCGGCGACCTCCGGCGACCCGGCGACAGCGGCCGGGCGACTGACCGGCCTGCCGGTGACGGCTGTCACCGAGGACGCCTCACCGCGCGGCGGGGTGACCTTCGCGCTCTGGGAGCCGCCGCTGCTCCCACCCGACTCGGCCTCCCCCGCGGTGCCCGCGCAGCCGGCCGGCGACCACGACGCCGCGACCGACCTCGTCCAGGTCCGCAGGTCCGCGCTGCGGGAGACCGCGGACCTGCTCGCCGACACGGTCGCCGAGGGGGTACGCACGCTCGCGTTCGTCAGGTCCCGCAAGGGCGCCGAGGTGGTGGCGGCCAACGCGCGCCGGGCGCTTGACGACGCGGTCCCGGGCCTCGGCGGTCGGGTCGCCGCCTACCGGGGCGGCTACCTGCGCGAGGAGCGGCGCGAGCTGGAACGGGCGCTGCTGCACGGTGACCTGCTCGGCCTGGCCTCCACCAACGCGCTTGAGCTGGGCGTGGACCTGGTCGGTCTGGACGCGGTGCTGATCTGCGGCTATCCGGGAACCCGGGCGTCACTGTGGCAGCAGGCGGGCCGCGCGGGGCGGTCCGGCCAGGAGGCCCTCGCCGTGCTGGTGGCGCGGGACGACCCGCTGGACACCTACCTGATACACCACCCGGAGGCGATCTTCGGTGCGCCGGTCGAGGCGACGGTGCTCGACCCGGCCAACCCGTACGTGCTGGCGCCGCAGCTCGCCTGCGCGGCCGTCGAGGCGCCGCTCACCTCCGCCGACCTGGCGCTCTTCGGCGACGGGTCGAAGGAGGCCATCGACCAGTTGGTCGAGGCCGGGGCGCTGCGGCAGCGGCCCACCGGCTGGTACTGGCGGCACCGCGAGCGCCCGGAGGTGGACCTGCGCGGCGAGGGCGGCGCCCCGGTCGCCGTGGTGGAGTCATCGACCGGTCGCCTCCTCGGCACTGTCGACGGTGGCTCGTCGCACTTCCTGCTCCATCCCGGCGCGGTCTACCTGCACCAGGGCGTCTCGTACGTGGTCGACGACCTCGATCTGGCCGACGGCTGCGCGCTTGTGCACGCCGAGGAGCCGGACTGGTCCACCCACGCCCGGGACGTCACCGACCTGTCAGTGGTGTCGGTGCGCTCCTACGTGGACGCCGGGCCGGTCGGCATGTTCCTCGGCGAGGTGGACGTGACCAGCCAGGTCGTGTCGTACCAGCGCCGCCGGATCGCCACCGGCGAGGTGATCGACACCCGGCCGCTCGACCTGCCCACCCGGGAGCTGCGTACGGTGGCGGTCTGGTTCACGCTGTCACCCCGATCGCTTGCCTCCGCCGGGGTCCAGCAGGCCGACGTGCCGGGTGCCCTGCACGCCGCCGAACACGCCGCGATCGGCCTGCTTCCGCTGATGGCGACGTGCGACAGGTGGGACATCGGCGGGCTCTCCACCGCAGTGCACCCGGACACCGAGGCGCCCACGGTCTTCGTCTACGACGGGCACCCGGGCGGCGCCGGCTTCGCCGAGCGGGCGTACGGGACGGCGTCGGCGTGGCTGCGCGCCACCCGGGACGCGATAGCGGAGTGCGGCTGCGAGACCGGCTGCCCGTCCTGCGTGCAGTCGCCGAAGTGCGGAAACGGCAACAACCCGCTCTCCAAGCCGGACGCGATCCGGGTGCTCGACGTGGTGCTGGAGAATCTGCCCGCCTGA
- a CDS encoding TadA family conjugal transfer-associated ATPase: MSGRPEEGTFAARVRQRIAAATDPVTPAAIVSAVRAEPTAAVLGDTAVLRIADRVHDDLVGAGPLAPLLADPEVTDVLVNGVRVWVDRGSGLHQVAVPVGSVEDVRRLAQRLIASAGRRLDDGSPYADARLPDGTRLHAVLPPVATEGPYLSLRTFRHRPFSLDELVRQGTVPRPVAPLLAAVVAARLAYLVTGGTGSGKTTLLNTLLGLVPATERIVLVEDAAELQPGHPHVVGLQARTANVEGTGVVTLGDLVRQALRMRPDRLVVGECRGAEVVDLLAALNTGHDGGAGTLHANTPSDVPARLEALGMLGGLPRAALHAQVVAALQVLLQVRRGDRGRVLESICLLLPDGPERLATVVPAWIRGRGLGLAARTFGTLLRDRGVAVPPILSEPWPGSAGPS; this comes from the coding sequence ATGAGCGGCCGACCGGAGGAGGGCACCTTCGCGGCCCGGGTGCGGCAGCGGATCGCCGCCGCCACCGACCCGGTCACCCCGGCGGCGATCGTGTCCGCCGTACGCGCCGAGCCCACCGCCGCGGTGCTTGGCGACACCGCCGTCCTGCGGATCGCCGACCGTGTGCACGACGACCTCGTCGGCGCCGGGCCGCTAGCCCCGCTGCTGGCCGATCCGGAGGTGACCGACGTCCTGGTCAACGGTGTCCGTGTCTGGGTCGACCGGGGGTCGGGCCTGCACCAGGTCGCGGTCCCGGTGGGCTCGGTCGAGGACGTCCGCCGGCTGGCGCAGCGACTGATCGCCAGCGCCGGTCGCCGGCTCGACGACGGCTCCCCGTATGCGGATGCCCGGCTCCCCGACGGCACCCGGCTGCACGCCGTGCTGCCGCCGGTGGCGACCGAGGGCCCCTACCTGTCCCTGCGGACGTTCCGGCACCGCCCGTTCAGCCTCGACGAACTGGTGCGCCAGGGAACGGTGCCCCGACCGGTGGCACCCCTGCTCGCCGCCGTTGTCGCGGCCCGGCTGGCGTACCTGGTCACCGGCGGCACGGGCTCCGGCAAGACCACCCTGCTCAACACGTTGCTCGGGTTGGTGCCCGCGACCGAGCGGATCGTCCTGGTGGAGGACGCGGCCGAGTTGCAACCGGGGCACCCGCACGTGGTCGGGCTCCAGGCGCGTACCGCCAACGTCGAGGGGACAGGCGTCGTCACCCTCGGCGACCTGGTCCGGCAGGCGTTGCGGATGCGCCCGGACCGGCTGGTGGTTGGGGAGTGCCGGGGCGCGGAGGTGGTCGACCTGCTGGCCGCGCTGAACACCGGCCACGACGGTGGCGCCGGCACGCTGCACGCCAACACCCCGTCCGACGTGCCGGCCCGGCTGGAGGCTCTCGGCATGCTGGGCGGGCTGCCCCGCGCCGCGCTGCACGCCCAGGTGGTCGCCGCGCTCCAGGTGCTGCTCCAGGTACGCCGAGGGGACCGGGGTCGAGTCCTGGAGTCGATCTGCCTGCTGCTCCCCGACGGGCCGGAGCGGTTGGCCACGGTGGTGCCCGCCTGGATACGTGGACGTGGGTTGGGGCTGGCCGCGCGTACCTTCGGCACGCTCCTGCGAGACCGGGGCGTGGCGGTGCCCCCGATCCTGAGCGAGCCGTGGCCCGGATCGGCGGGTCCGTCATGA
- the ssd gene encoding septum site-determining protein Ssd: MAPRTSVPPIRRLPLVVTADGDLLDDLLRLAAAGGTEVELAADPAAARTRWGPAPLVLLGADQAQACLRARLPKRPRLVLVGRSGQLDPGWHIAELIGAEHVAALPAAEPWLLDRLAEQGPDQPAGPGARVVALFGGRGGAGASVLAGGLAVTAARSRLRTLLIDADPLGGGLDLVLGWEQLEGLRWPSLTDADGRVDAPALVHALPSRGDLVVLSWDRGEMLALPAAAMAATVDAAHRGRDFVVIDLPRQLDDAAVVALQAADQAFVVVPAELRATAAAARVVATAAPHCAALSVVVRGPAPGRLRATEVARALGLPLAGTLRPEPGLCRGLERGEAPAAAGKGPLATLCRRIVADLTGVPATGAA, translated from the coding sequence ATGGCACCCCGTACCTCCGTCCCGCCGATCCGACGGCTCCCGCTGGTCGTCACGGCCGACGGCGACCTGCTCGACGACCTGCTCCGGCTCGCCGCCGCCGGCGGCACCGAGGTGGAGCTCGCCGCCGACCCGGCCGCGGCCCGCACCCGCTGGGGTCCCGCGCCGCTGGTGCTGCTCGGCGCCGACCAGGCGCAGGCGTGCCTGCGCGCCCGACTGCCGAAGCGGCCCCGGCTGGTGCTGGTCGGCCGGTCCGGTCAACTCGACCCCGGTTGGCACATCGCCGAGCTGATCGGCGCCGAGCACGTCGCCGCGCTGCCCGCCGCCGAGCCCTGGCTGCTGGACCGCCTGGCCGAGCAGGGCCCCGACCAGCCGGCCGGCCCGGGCGCCCGGGTCGTCGCGTTGTTCGGCGGCCGGGGCGGCGCCGGCGCGAGCGTGCTCGCGGGCGGGCTCGCCGTGACCGCGGCGCGGTCCCGGCTGCGCACCCTGCTCATCGACGCCGACCCGCTCGGTGGTGGCCTCGACCTCGTGCTGGGCTGGGAGCAGTTGGAAGGGCTGCGCTGGCCGTCGCTCACCGACGCGGACGGGCGGGTGGACGCGCCCGCGCTGGTCCACGCGCTGCCGAGCCGGGGCGACCTGGTGGTGCTCTCCTGGGATCGCGGGGAGATGCTGGCACTGCCCGCCGCCGCGATGGCCGCGACTGTCGACGCCGCCCACCGTGGCCGGGACTTCGTCGTGATCGACCTTCCCCGACAGTTGGACGACGCCGCAGTGGTCGCGTTGCAGGCAGCCGACCAGGCGTTCGTCGTCGTGCCGGCGGAGCTGCGCGCCACCGCGGCCGCCGCCCGGGTGGTGGCCACGGCCGCCCCACACTGCGCCGCGCTCTCGGTGGTGGTGCGCGGGCCTGCCCCGGGCCGCCTGCGTGCCACCGAGGTGGCACGGGCACTCGGGCTTCCTCTCGCGGGCACGCTGCGCCCCGAGCCCGGGCTCTGCCGGGGCCTCGAACGCGGCGAGGCGCCGGCGGCGGCCGGCAAGGGCCCGCTCGCCACGCTCTGCCGGCGCATCGTCGCGGACCTCACCGGCGTCCCCGCCACGGGTGCGGCATGA
- a CDS encoding STAS domain-containing protein, whose product MELSLATRTVGEHTVLEVGGEVDVYTAPRLRERLLELIDGGARHVVVDLGRVDFLDSTGLGVLVGAHKRLRTAGGSFALVCDKEPLLKIFRITALDQVFPLHPTVEAAVGAGPTGANA is encoded by the coding sequence ATGGAGCTGTCGCTGGCGACGCGCACCGTGGGCGAGCACACGGTGCTCGAGGTCGGCGGTGAGGTGGACGTCTACACCGCGCCCCGGCTCCGTGAACGACTCCTCGAGTTGATCGACGGTGGCGCCCGACACGTGGTCGTTGACCTCGGGCGGGTGGACTTCCTCGACTCCACCGGGCTGGGCGTGCTGGTGGGCGCGCACAAGCGGCTGCGGACGGCCGGCGGCTCGTTCGCCCTGGTCTGTGACAAGGAGCCGCTGCTCAAGATCTTCCGGATCACGGCGTTGGACCAGGTGTTCCCGCTGCACCCCACGGTCGAGGCGGCGGTCGGTGCGGGTCCGACCGGCGCCAACGCGTGA